A genomic stretch from Armatimonadota bacterium includes:
- a CDS encoding branched-chain amino acid ABC transporter permease → MAYARPCGDFKTSYAQDMALLDIRLYRVGFVLLAAGLVAAPWLLGRWIFLLNDIAIFAIAATGLSVLMGFAGQISLGHAAFMAVGAYSSWFVTAQLGWPFVAALPLAGLSAFAVGAVVGLPSLRIKGLYLAIATLAFQFLVEYVIVQTVSGMGGTPVPPLEIFGRTLATETQFYYLVLPIWVGGAVFATNLVRTRVGLALMAVRDRDYAAQVLGVNLLYYKTLAFAISAFYAGVAGSLFAHYNRVIGAEHFSLAQSIDFVAMLVIGGLGSVWGPHLGAAFVRTLTQILKIAAPLIALYVPLLGRAAPSLREILFGALLIGLLIWEPGGLARLARKLKRYVDLWPFPH, encoded by the coding sequence GTGGCCTACGCACGACCCTGCGGCGACTTCAAGACGTCCTACGCGCAGGACATGGCGCTGCTGGACATCCGACTGTACCGGGTGGGATTCGTCCTGCTGGCGGCCGGGCTGGTCGCCGCGCCCTGGTTGCTGGGACGCTGGATCTTCTTGCTCAACGACATCGCGATCTTCGCGATCGCCGCCACGGGGCTGTCGGTGCTGATGGGCTTTGCGGGACAGATCTCCCTCGGCCATGCCGCCTTCATGGCGGTGGGGGCGTACAGCTCGTGGTTCGTGACTGCCCAGCTGGGGTGGCCGTTCGTCGCCGCGCTGCCGCTGGCCGGCCTGAGCGCGTTCGCCGTCGGTGCGGTCGTCGGACTGCCGTCACTGCGCATCAAGGGCCTCTATCTGGCGATCGCGACCTTGGCGTTCCAGTTCCTCGTCGAGTACGTGATCGTGCAGACCGTCAGCGGCATGGGGGGGACGCCCGTCCCGCCGCTGGAGATCTTCGGCCGGACGCTGGCGACGGAGACGCAGTTTTACTACCTCGTGCTGCCGATCTGGGTCGGCGGCGCGGTCTTCGCAACCAACCTTGTGCGCACCCGCGTGGGGCTAGCCCTGATGGCCGTCCGGGACCGGGACTACGCGGCCCAGGTCCTCGGCGTCAACCTTCTGTACTACAAGACTCTCGCGTTTGCGATCTCGGCCTTCTACGCGGGTGTAGCCGGAAGCCTGTTTGCGCACTACAACCGCGTGATCGGCGCCGAGCACTTCAGCCTGGCGCAGTCGATCGACTTCGTGGCGATGCTGGTCATCGGGGGGTTGGGCAGCGTCTGGGGGCCGCATCTGGGTGCGGCGTTCGTGCGGACGCTCACGCAGATCCTAAAGATCGCTGCTCCGCTGATTGCGCTGTACGTCCCCCTCCTGGGACGGGCGGCTCCCTCGCTGCGGGAGATCCTGTTCGGAGCGCTCTTGATAGGTCTGCTGATCTGGGAGCCGGGCGGACTGGCCCGGCTGGCCCGCAAGCTGAAGCGCTACGTCGACCTGTGGCCGTTTCCCCACTAG
- a CDS encoding ABC transporter ATP-binding protein, whose product MLTVNNIEVVYWGTILVLKGVSLSVAPGSITALIGANGAGKTTTLKAISGLVRLERGEVTRGSVEFEGRRIENWLPEETARAGIVMVREGRRLFEELTTEENLLAGAVLRRFGVRESLERVYAYFPRLRARRRVRAGYLSGGEQQMLAIGCAMMARPRLLLLDEPSLGLAPIVAGEIFHLVRRLNAEQGITILLVEQNARMALQLASYGYVMENGKIVLDGPAERLREDADVKEFYLGMTRTGRRRFTEIRSYTRRKRWLA is encoded by the coding sequence ATTCTAACCGTCAACAACATCGAGGTGGTCTACTGGGGCACGATCCTCGTGCTCAAGGGGGTGTCGCTGTCCGTGGCGCCCGGGAGCATCACCGCGCTGATCGGGGCGAACGGAGCGGGCAAGACCACGACGCTGAAGGCCATCTCGGGACTTGTCCGCCTGGAGCGCGGGGAGGTGACCCGCGGATCCGTGGAGTTCGAGGGCCGCCGCATCGAGAACTGGCTGCCCGAGGAGACGGCCAGAGCGGGAATCGTGATGGTACGGGAGGGGCGGCGGCTGTTCGAGGAACTCACCACCGAGGAGAACCTGCTGGCGGGGGCCGTCCTCCGCCGCTTTGGGGTCCGCGAATCGCTCGAGAGGGTATACGCGTACTTCCCGCGCCTGCGCGCACGTCGCCGCGTGCGCGCAGGCTACCTATCGGGCGGCGAACAGCAGATGTTGGCCATCGGATGCGCCATGATGGCTCGCCCGCGCCTGTTGCTGCTGGACGAGCCGAGCCTGGGGCTGGCGCCGATCGTCGCCGGCGAGATCTTCCACCTCGTCCGCAGGCTCAACGCCGAACAGGGGATCACGATCCTGCTGGTCGAGCAGAACGCGAGGATGGCGCTGCAGCTCGCTTCGTACGGATACGTGATGGAGAACGGCAAGATCGTGCTCGACGGCCCGGCCGAGCGTCTGCGGGAGGACGCCGACGTCAAGGAGTTTTACCTGGGGATGACCCGCACGGGACGCCGCCGGTTCACCGAGATCAGGTCCTACACGCGCCGCAAACGCTGGCTGGCCTGA
- a CDS encoding aerobic carbon-monoxide dehydrogenase large subunit, with product MATKIEELGGVGVSLHRKEDDRFVRGRGQYLDDIKLPGMLHMEILRSPYAHAGIRSIDTSKAQALPGVVTVITGQDLAAHNLAWMPTLSGDTQAVLATDKVRFQGQEVAAVVAASPYVAKDAVQLIEVDYEPLPPVVDPRKALEPGAPLVRDEKPGQTTNHIYHWEAGDREATERAFQQADRVVALETHYPRCHPAPLECCGCIADVNPATGKATIYMTSQAPHAVRTVFALVTGYPEHQIRIVSPDIGGGFGNKVPVYPGYVVATAASLLLGRPVKWVEDRTGNLISTGYARDFHMKGELALKGDRIVGLRVKVLGDHGAFYADAQPSKFKIGLFHIVSGSYDIPAAFCEADGAYTNKAPGGVAYRCSFRVTEASFLIERLVQTAAYELGMDPAEFRRRNFVRKDQFPYRSAFGWVYDSGDYHRALDLALEKLDYARWRREQEEARGQGRLIGIGLASFTEIVGAGPSHTFDILGLKMFDSAELRVHPTGKAVLKLGTRTQGQGHETTYAQIVASELGIPARDVEVQEGDTDHTPYGLGTYASRSTPTSGAAAAVVARRIREKAKKIAAHLLEVSEDDLEWEPGRFFVRGAPDRFKTIQDVALAAYTNFPQDMEPGLEDVCYYDPPNLTFPFGTYAVVVEVDRGTGQWKPLRVVAVDDCGVRINPMIVDGQIMGGLCEGYGIAAMQLITFDEQGNCIGSNFMDYLLPTAWETPRFELHETVTPSPHHPLGAKGVGESATVGSPAAYVNAVVDALAHAGIRNIDMPLTPDRVRAALEQAGLAE from the coding sequence GTGGCCACCAAGATCGAGGAACTCGGCGGTGTCGGCGTCTCCCTGCACCGGAAGGAGGACGATCGGTTCGTCAGAGGCCGTGGCCAGTACCTGGACGACATCAAGTTGCCGGGCATGCTGCACATGGAGATCCTTCGCAGTCCCTATGCGCACGCCGGCATCCGGTCGATCGACACGTCCAAGGCCCAGGCGCTCCCAGGTGTGGTAACGGTTATCACCGGCCAGGACCTGGCGGCCCACAACCTGGCATGGATGCCCACGTTGTCGGGCGACACCCAGGCGGTGTTGGCCACCGACAAGGTCCGGTTCCAGGGTCAAGAAGTGGCCGCGGTGGTGGCCGCCAGCCCCTACGTGGCCAAGGACGCGGTGCAGCTCATCGAGGTGGACTACGAGCCCCTGCCGCCGGTCGTCGATCCCCGCAAGGCGTTGGAGCCCGGGGCCCCGTTGGTGCGGGACGAGAAACCCGGCCAGACCACGAACCACATCTACCACTGGGAGGCGGGCGACCGGGAGGCCACGGAGCGGGCGTTTCAGCAGGCCGACCGGGTGGTTGCCCTGGAGACCCACTACCCGCGCTGCCATCCGGCGCCGCTGGAGTGCTGTGGGTGCATCGCCGACGTCAACCCCGCCACGGGCAAGGCCACCATCTACATGACGAGTCAGGCGCCCCACGCGGTGCGTACGGTGTTCGCCCTGGTCACGGGCTACCCGGAGCACCAGATCCGCATCGTCTCTCCCGACATCGGGGGCGGGTTCGGCAACAAGGTGCCCGTCTACCCCGGCTACGTGGTGGCCACAGCGGCGTCACTGCTGTTGGGCCGACCCGTGAAGTGGGTAGAGGACCGCACAGGCAACCTCATCTCCACGGGGTACGCGCGGGACTTCCACATGAAGGGCGAACTCGCGCTCAAGGGTGACCGCATCGTGGGGCTGCGGGTCAAGGTCCTGGGCGACCACGGAGCCTTCTACGCGGACGCGCAGCCCAGCAAGTTCAAGATCGGTCTGTTCCACATCGTCAGCGGATCCTACGACATCCCCGCGGCGTTCTGCGAGGCGGACGGGGCCTACACCAACAAGGCCCCGGGAGGGGTGGCGTACCGGTGCTCCTTCCGCGTCACGGAGGCGTCCTTCCTCATCGAGCGGCTGGTGCAGACCGCGGCCTACGAGCTGGGGATGGATCCCGCGGAGTTCCGGCGGCGCAACTTCGTCCGCAAAGACCAGTTCCCCTACCGTTCTGCGTTCGGATGGGTGTACGACTCCGGCGACTACCACCGGGCGTTGGACTTGGCGCTGGAGAAACTGGACTACGCACGCTGGCGCCGGGAGCAGGAGGAGGCCCGCGGGCAGGGCAGGCTGATCGGGATCGGCCTGGCGTCCTTCACCGAGATCGTCGGCGCGGGGCCATCGCACACTTTCGACATCCTGGGCCTCAAGATGTTCGACTCCGCCGAGCTGCGGGTCCACCCCACGGGCAAGGCGGTCCTGAAGCTGGGGACCCGCACCCAGGGCCAGGGGCACGAGACCACCTATGCACAGATCGTAGCCAGCGAACTGGGGATCCCGGCGCGAGACGTGGAGGTCCAAGAGGGCGACACCGACCACACGCCCTACGGACTCGGCACGTACGCCAGCCGCAGCACGCCCACCAGCGGTGCGGCAGCCGCGGTCGTGGCGCGGCGCATCCGGGAGAAGGCTAAGAAGATCGCCGCCCACCTGCTGGAGGTGAGCGAGGACGACCTGGAGTGGGAACCCGGACGGTTCTTCGTGCGCGGTGCGCCGGATCGGTTCAAGACGATCCAGGACGTGGCGCTGGCGGCGTACACGAACTTCCCGCAGGACATGGAGCCCGGGCTGGAGGACGTCTGCTACTACGACCCGCCCAATCTCACCTTCCCCTTCGGCACGTACGCGGTCGTGGTGGAGGTGGACCGCGGGACCGGGCAGTGGAAACCCCTGCGGGTGGTTGCCGTGGACGACTGCGGTGTGCGGATCAACCCCATGATCGTCGACGGGCAGATCATGGGTGGTCTGTGCGAGGGCTACGGGATCGCGGCCATGCAACTCATCACCTTCGACGAGCAGGGCAACTGTATCGGATCGAACTTCATGGACTACCTCCTGCCCACGGCATGGGAGACGCCGCGGTTCGAGCTGCACGAGACCGTGACCCCGTCCCCGCACCATCCCCTAGGGGCCAAGGGAGTGGGTGAGTCGGCAACCGTCGGCTCTCCGGCGGCGTATGTGAACGCCGTCGTCGATGCGCTGGCGCACGCGGGGATCCGCAACATCGACATGCCCTTGACGCCCGACAGGGTGCGGGCAGCGCTGGAGCAGGCGGGCCTGGCGGAGTAG
- a CDS encoding dipeptidase, whose product MASVLAALGMSGAGRLHRDALVVDLHADTLLHVADAGRRFGVRSRTGHVDLPRLREGGVDVQVFAVYVAPRYAPTGGHRRAIQLLDAFDREAGVSGRVVLCTTVEQIRTAAATGKLAAVLSIENGEAIGDRPERLDGFWRRGVRIMSLTWNGSNRLADGVGGTEHGGLSALGRRVLQRMQRLGMVVDVSHLSEAAFWQVLEATRGPIVATHSNAAAVHPHRRNLTNDQLRAIGRRGGVVGVNFYPEFLGGDTVEHVLHHVDHMLRVMGPDHVALGTDYDGIGRTPRGLEDVSRMPHLTEAMIRRGYAPEVVRKILGENALRVFRQVWGR is encoded by the coding sequence ATGGCATCAGTCCTCGCCGCCCTCGGTATGTCCGGCGCCGGGCGGCTCCACCGCGATGCGCTGGTCGTCGACCTGCACGCTGACACGCTGCTACACGTCGCCGACGCCGGGCGCCGGTTCGGGGTGCGCTCCCGCACCGGGCACGTTGACCTCCCGCGTCTGCGCGAGGGTGGGGTGGATGTCCAGGTGTTCGCCGTATACGTGGCCCCGCGCTACGCGCCGACCGGGGGTCACCGGCGTGCCATCCAGCTTCTGGACGCGTTCGACCGCGAGGCGGGGGTGTCCGGTCGGGTGGTGCTGTGCACGACGGTGGAGCAGATTCGTACCGCCGCAGCCACCGGCAAGCTGGCCGCGGTGCTCTCGATCGAGAATGGCGAGGCCATCGGAGACCGGCCGGAAAGACTGGACGGGTTCTGGCGGCGCGGGGTCCGGATCATGTCGCTGACGTGGAACGGGTCCAACCGGCTGGCAGACGGCGTCGGCGGCACCGAGCACGGCGGCCTCAGCGCCCTCGGGCGACGAGTCCTTCAGCGGATGCAACGCCTGGGTATGGTCGTGGACGTCTCCCACCTGTCTGAGGCGGCGTTCTGGCAGGTCCTCGAAGCGACGCGCGGCCCGATCGTCGCGACCCACTCCAACGCGGCCGCCGTTCACCCCCACCGCCGCAACCTCACCAACGACCAGCTGCGTGCCATCGGGCGCCGGGGCGGCGTCGTGGGGGTGAACTTCTATCCGGAGTTCCTGGGGGGCGACACCGTCGAGCACGTGCTCCACCACGTCGACCATATGCTGCGGGTGATGGGGCCCGACCACGTGGCCCTGGGCACCGACTACGACGGGATCGGACGCACACCGCGAGGCCTGGAGGACGTCTCCAGGATGCCGCACCTGACCGAGGCGATGATCCGCCGGGGTTACGCGCCCGAGGTCGTCCGCAAGATCCTCGGAGAGAACGCCCTGCGCGTCTTTCGCCAGGTCTGGGGCCGCTAG
- a CDS encoding ABC transporter substrate-binding protein: MRRSWTVMVLVLVLVWAAAAPLTAQAPAIPSTIKVGALFDLTGPTSDVGVDYARGVQDHVRYINDVMGGIRGRMKIDLVWADYAYRIPESLALYRKYRDVDRVLAIVGWGTNDTEALKEQVAADQIPFISASYSSHLNDPSKTPYNFYPVSSYSDQLRAVLKFARQLAEQERIQRPKFVFVYPNHPYGLAPIPAGKAYARELGFEVLPDQIVDLGALEARAQVTAIRTAGADFAWFGGTTSSASVTVRDAKQVGARTRWFVNVWGFDESMIKRIGAAADGVYGTTPHVYFGEPAPGMRVVFDAYRRFQGREVPRFEWGTVGSPYIASYIRGWLNVFLLRRGLEIIVDNWATYARLGGVSGPSIRATLETLRDWDPEGLAPPITLTRTDHRPSTTTRIMQIRGDRIRLVEQVTVERRRDWLGF; the protein is encoded by the coding sequence ATGCGACGGTCCTGGACGGTCATGGTCTTGGTCTTGGTGTTGGTCTGGGCGGCTGCGGCGCCGTTGACGGCGCAAGCCCCTGCGATCCCGTCGACCATCAAGGTCGGAGCGCTGTTCGACCTCACGGGCCCGACGTCAGACGTCGGCGTCGACTACGCCCGGGGGGTGCAGGATCACGTCCGCTACATCAACGACGTCATGGGCGGGATCCGCGGGCGGATGAAGATCGACCTGGTGTGGGCGGACTACGCCTACCGGATCCCGGAGAGCCTGGCGCTGTACCGCAAGTACCGCGACGTCGACAGGGTGCTGGCGATCGTCGGTTGGGGCACGAACGACACGGAGGCCCTGAAAGAGCAGGTCGCCGCGGATCAGATCCCGTTCATTTCCGCCTCCTATTCGTCGCACCTGAACGACCCCTCGAAGACGCCGTACAACTTCTACCCGGTCTCGTCGTATTCGGATCAGCTCCGGGCGGTGCTGAAGTTCGCGCGCCAGCTCGCCGAGCAGGAACGCATCCAGCGGCCCAAGTTCGTCTTCGTCTACCCCAACCACCCCTACGGCCTGGCGCCGATCCCCGCCGGCAAGGCCTACGCCCGCGAACTCGGTTTCGAGGTGCTGCCGGACCAGATCGTCGACCTGGGCGCACTCGAGGCCCGCGCGCAGGTGACCGCCATCCGCACCGCGGGAGCGGACTTCGCCTGGTTTGGGGGGACGACGAGTTCCGCGTCGGTGACGGTCCGGGACGCCAAGCAGGTGGGGGCGAGGACGCGCTGGTTCGTGAACGTGTGGGGCTTCGACGAGAGCATGATCAAGCGAATCGGTGCCGCGGCCGATGGGGTCTACGGGACCACGCCGCACGTGTACTTCGGCGAGCCGGCCCCGGGCATGCGGGTCGTCTTCGACGCGTACCGGCGGTTCCAGGGCCGTGAGGTGCCCCGGTTCGAGTGGGGGACCGTGGGCTCGCCGTACATCGCGTCGTACATCCGCGGTTGGCTCAACGTCTTCCTGTTGCGGCGGGGTCTGGAGATCATCGTCGACAACTGGGCCACGTACGCCCGGCTGGGCGGGGTCAGCGGACCGTCGATCCGCGCGACGCTGGAGACGCTGCGCGACTGGGATCCGGAAGGTCTCGCGCCCCCGATCACGCTGACGCGCACCGACCACCGCCCGTCGACGACGACCCGCATCATGCAGATCCGCGGTGACCGCATCCGGTTAGTCGAACAGGTCACGGTGGAGCGGCGAAGGGACTGGCTGGGATTCTAA
- a CDS encoding sigma-E factor regulatory protein RseB domain-containing protein, which yields MSRVGVLLASLALLVAWAAGGSASVGAAAVPAPSPLEILKNAVRAPEFLDYEGTKVITTQRGDAVESITVSEWHRHPHAYRFEYLAPKGIAGRVLIDDGEVSWHYEPSVHLAIRGPSLGRPEAAELDRLPENYNVRLLGTDSVLGREAYLIALQPKRSGVERRFWVDRLTGLIVKSEESDRERGVFFTSTFVRISFSLNLPDAMFRFRLPAGARVLQLESGAPAPQRLSILEQRAGFRPVAPATLPHGYRYDRGGVSRFENLGAVVLRYTDGASSVSLFEMPANRMGMPPGGEPVRIGGLAGRFYQVGYFRVLMWERGGLHFAAVGSVPLEMLAAFAEGTDPNRESARLTEVARQAGVPVERVAALRDRGLTFEQILTTLRAAVPSVRPQMEGPVPRDERAPQPGPRPPQAPAEHRPLIDVIEKFQDEIRRDPFLRP from the coding sequence ATGAGCCGGGTGGGCGTCCTGCTGGCAAGCCTTGCGCTCCTGGTGGCCTGGGCCGCAGGGGGTTCGGCCTCGGTGGGTGCAGCCGCGGTACCTGCGCCATCGCCGCTGGAGATCCTCAAGAACGCGGTGCGGGCGCCGGAGTTCCTCGACTATGAGGGCACGAAGGTCATCACCACGCAGCGGGGCGACGCCGTGGAGTCGATCACGGTCTCGGAGTGGCACCGCCACCCGCACGCCTATCGCTTCGAGTACCTGGCACCCAAGGGCATCGCCGGGCGGGTCCTGATCGACGACGGCGAGGTGTCGTGGCACTACGAGCCGTCGGTGCACCTCGCGATCCGTGGGCCGTCGCTGGGGCGCCCTGAGGCCGCAGAACTGGACCGGCTGCCGGAGAACTACAACGTGCGCCTTCTGGGGACCGACAGTGTGCTGGGGCGGGAAGCCTACCTGATCGCCCTCCAACCCAAGCGGTCCGGTGTCGAGCGCCGGTTCTGGGTCGATCGGCTCACCGGCCTGATCGTCAAGTCGGAGGAGTCCGACCGCGAGCGTGGCGTCTTCTTCACGAGCACCTTCGTGCGCATCAGCTTCAGTTTGAACCTACCGGACGCGATGTTTCGGTTCCGGCTGCCGGCAGGTGCGCGCGTGTTGCAACTCGAGTCGGGCGCGCCGGCACCGCAGCGGCTGTCGATCCTCGAACAGCGCGCCGGCTTCCGTCCGGTCGCCCCGGCGACGCTGCCCCACGGGTACCGGTACGACCGGGGCGGCGTCTCGCGGTTCGAGAACCTCGGCGCGGTGGTGCTGCGCTACACGGACGGTGCCAGCAGCGTCTCGTTGTTCGAGATGCCGGCCAACCGGATGGGGATGCCGCCGGGCGGCGAACCGGTCCGGATCGGGGGTCTGGCCGGTCGGTTCTACCAGGTCGGCTACTTCCGCGTGTTGATGTGGGAACGCGGAGGTCTGCACTTCGCGGCCGTGGGCAGCGTCCCCCTGGAAATGTTGGCTGCGTTCGCCGAAGGGACGGACCCCAACCGCGAGAGCGCCCGGCTGACGGAGGTCGCGCGGCAGGCGGGTGTCCCGGTGGAGCGTGTGGCGGCGCTCCGCGACCGCGGCCTCACGTTCGAGCAGATCCTGACTACATTGCGGGCGGCCGTCCCGTCGGTACGGCCGCAGATGGAGGGTCCGGTCCCGCGCGACGAACGGGCCCCGCAGCCCGGCCCCAGGCCGCCGCAGGCACCGGCTGAGCACAGGCCGCTGATCGACGTGATCGAGAAGTTCCAGGACGAGATCCGGCGGGATCCCTTCCTGCGCCCCTGA
- a CDS encoding XdhC family protein, translating to MRWEVERRAAELRRAGRPFVLATVVRVEKPASTHPGDRALVTADGMLEGWVGGACSEPLVVREALRALVDRKARLVRIGPEDGGTSEGWVSAVTTCPSGGTVELFLEPVEPDPHLVVFGDSLVARTLVRLARTVGYRVTSVVEAEGHGPEADVVFVRTLPSGSVTHVDGAVVATMGHWDEDALGEALRARVEYVALVASRRRARSVLDELRRRGFSDQDLAKVRAPAGLDLGPSTQEEIALAVLAEFAAHRRSPSAQHRYAAPEEVTDPVCGMKVSTRGAAPTHRYRETTYYFCCSHCRDRFALAPQRYLVQPTRQPYGS from the coding sequence ATGCGCTGGGAGGTGGAGCGCCGCGCGGCGGAACTGCGCCGGGCGGGCCGGCCTTTTGTGCTGGCCACGGTGGTGCGCGTCGAAAAGCCCGCCTCCACGCACCCGGGCGACCGCGCGCTGGTGACCGCCGACGGCATGCTGGAGGGGTGGGTGGGAGGTGCGTGCTCGGAACCCCTGGTGGTCCGGGAGGCGTTGCGGGCCCTGGTGGATCGGAAGGCGAGGTTGGTTCGCATCGGCCCGGAGGACGGCGGAACCTCGGAGGGTTGGGTGTCCGCCGTGACCACGTGTCCATCGGGCGGTACCGTGGAGCTGTTCCTCGAACCGGTAGAGCCCGACCCGCACCTGGTGGTGTTCGGCGACAGCCTCGTGGCCCGCACGCTCGTGCGGCTGGCGAGGACCGTCGGTTACCGGGTCACGTCCGTGGTCGAGGCAGAGGGCCACGGGCCGGAAGCCGACGTGGTGTTCGTGCGGACGCTGCCATCTGGCTCCGTGACGCACGTCGACGGCGCGGTCGTGGCCACCATGGGTCACTGGGACGAGGACGCGCTGGGCGAAGCCCTCCGCGCTCGTGTGGAATACGTGGCCCTGGTGGCGAGCCGACGCCGGGCCCGCTCGGTGCTGGACGAGTTGCGGCGCCGCGGGTTCTCCGACCAGGATCTGGCCAAGGTGCGTGCGCCCGCGGGATTGGACCTGGGCCCCAGCACCCAGGAGGAGATCGCCCTGGCGGTGCTGGCGGAGTTCGCCGCCCACCGTCGATCCCCCAGCGCACAGCACCGCTACGCGGCGCCCGAGGAAGTGACGGATCCGGTGTGCGGGATGAAGGTGAGTACCCGCGGCGCTGCGCCCACCCACCGCTACCGCGAGACCACGTACTACTTCTGCTGTTCCCACTGCCGTGACCGGTTCGCGCTCGCCCCGCAACGCTACTTGGTACAGCCAACCCGTCAACCTTACGGATCGTAG
- a CDS encoding sigma-70 family RNA polymerase sigma factor, whose translation MGAVREAYLGSPETRWGYAEHEIAQFEDIVRRYSRHVYNVAYRMAGNDADAKDLTQEAFVRVYRALRKIEPGTPLESWLYRIVTNLFIDMLRKRPRARVESLDMPVTTPRGGEVERTVPDPSGNPEELVVTPMLDGEIQRALESLTEDLRMVVILSDIEGLAYEEIAQAMRVPVGTVKSRLHRARKALRDRLAPVYRRSAARSDAPR comes from the coding sequence ATGGGCGCCGTGCGGGAGGCGTACTTGGGCTCTCCGGAGACCCGTTGGGGCTACGCGGAGCACGAGATCGCGCAGTTCGAGGACATCGTCCGCCGCTACAGCCGTCACGTCTACAACGTCGCGTACCGCATGGCCGGCAACGACGCGGACGCCAAGGATCTGACCCAAGAAGCGTTCGTGCGCGTCTACCGCGCCCTGCGTAAGATCGAACCGGGGACGCCGCTGGAGTCGTGGCTGTACCGGATCGTGACGAACCTCTTCATCGACATGCTGCGCAAGCGTCCGCGGGCGCGTGTGGAGTCGCTGGACATGCCGGTCACGACGCCCCGGGGCGGCGAAGTCGAGCGGACGGTTCCCGATCCGTCTGGAAATCCAGAAGAACTCGTCGTCACCCCGATGCTCGACGGTGAGATCCAGCGCGCCCTGGAGAGCCTGACGGAAGACCTGAGGATGGTTGTGATCCTGAGCGACATTGAGGGACTCGCGTACGAGGAAATCGCGCAGGCGATGCGGGTGCCGGTGGGGACCGTCAAGTCCCGGCTGCACCGGGCCCGCAAGGCCCTGCGGGATAGGCTGGCACCGGTCTACCGGAGGTCGGCAGCCCGCTCGGACGCACCCCGCTGA
- a CDS encoding helix-hairpin-helix domain-containing protein: MPQFTRHEALLLVAACVAILGGIAVQAVGRQTPPVVIHAPAETPPAQIAVAPRPAGRLPVGPVSLNTASAAELERLPGIGPKLAQRIVEDRAHNGPYASVEDLRRVKGIGPRRIEQIRPHVTIP; the protein is encoded by the coding sequence ATGCCGCAGTTTACGCGCCACGAGGCACTGCTCCTCGTCGCCGCGTGCGTGGCGATACTCGGTGGCATCGCGGTGCAGGCCGTCGGCCGGCAGACGCCGCCGGTGGTCATCCACGCTCCGGCGGAGACCCCGCCGGCTCAGATCGCGGTGGCGCCACGGCCCGCGGGACGGCTGCCGGTAGGTCCGGTCTCACTGAACACGGCCTCCGCCGCAGAGCTCGAGCGCCTGCCCGGGATCGGGCCGAAACTGGCCCAGCGGATCGTCGAGGATCGCGCTCACAACGGCCCGTACGCGAGCGTGGAGGACCTCCGGCGGGTGAAGGGCATCGGCCCGCGCAGGATCGAGCAGATCCGGCCCCACGTCACGATCCCCTGA
- a CDS encoding zf-HC2 domain-containing protein, which produces MNRRLERLISAYLDDEVSAAERREVEALLRTREDVRQLHDELLRVRTLLRSLPDRPVPEGLEEEILKQVRPLVLPQPSALGSRLRGWLSAWARRPALALVAVAVMAVVLLLPVVRGELGRLRASEVGIHFFVREHAVHTSTDPLSDRAYLGVVLTDTNLALAGEWSRPDDEEGGKR; this is translated from the coding sequence ATGAACCGGCGGCTGGAACGACTGATCAGTGCGTACCTCGACGACGAGGTCTCGGCGGCCGAGCGCCGCGAGGTCGAGGCGCTGCTGCGCACGCGCGAGGACGTGCGACAGCTGCACGACGAGTTGCTGCGTGTGAGGACGCTGCTCCGCTCGCTGCCCGACCGGCCGGTCCCCGAAGGTCTCGAGGAAGAGATTTTGAAGCAGGTTCGGCCGCTGGTCCTGCCGCAACCATCGGCGCTCGGCAGCCGGCTGCGCGGATGGCTGAGCGCGTGGGCGCGGCGCCCGGCGCTGGCCCTGGTGGCGGTCGCCGTGATGGCAGTGGTGCTGTTGCTGCCGGTCGTGCGCGGCGAACTGGGCAGGCTCCGCGCGTCGGAGGTGGGCATCCACTTCTTCGTCCGCGAGCACGCTGTACATACCTCGACCGACCCGCTCAGCGACAGAGCCTATCTGGGCGTGGTGCTCACGGACACGAACCTGGCGCTGGCGGGGGAGTGGTCGAGGCCGGACGACGAGGAAGGCGGGAAGCGATGA